In Biomphalaria glabrata chromosome 11, xgBioGlab47.1, whole genome shotgun sequence, the following proteins share a genomic window:
- the LOC129921733 gene encoding uncharacterized protein LOC129921733 gives MNITSQDKVCSYGNISEEIVEFFFLLNFFILNAITGSIGLVVNVIKVIVFFKLGLRDSTNISFFVLSLADAGVGLLLIGFSVVFNPLFKDAVTYIEISVSISFYCLTWPYGFFSRVASLMTAVITVERFLCITFPLKVKEILNPTVATFTSVTLTLAVLASPTQYALDQSLLLINRKKCILEIISVLPLGAKFSSGRDSD, from the exons ATGAATATTACGTCTCAGGACAAAGTCTGCTCTTATGGCAATATTTCAGAAGAGATTGTGGAATTTTTCTTCTTgttaaatttctttattttgaacGCCATTACTGGCTCCATTGGACTCGTGGTGAATGTTATCAAAGTGATTGTGTTTTTCAAACTTGGACTCCGTGACAGCACCAACATTTCCTTCTTTGTCCTGTCACTAGCGGATGCTGGTGTTGGACTACTGTTAATAGGATTCAGCGTCGTCTTCAACCCGTTGTTTAAAGACGCGGTGACCTACATTGAAATTTCAGTGTCCATCAGCTTCTATTGCTTGACCTGGCCGTACGGTTTTTTTAGTCGTGTGGCCAGCCTTATGACTGCAGTCATCACcgtggagagattcttgtgcaTAACATTTCCCCTCAAAGTGAAGGAGATCTTGAACCCAACCGTGGCGACCTTCACCTCAGTAACCTTAACCCTTGCCGTACTGGCCAGT CCTACTCAGTACGCTCTGGACCAATCTCTTTTGTTGATCAATCGGAAGAAGTGTATCTTGGAGATAATTTCCgtgttgcctttaggcgctaAATTTAGCTCTGGTCGTGATTCAGACTAG